The Apostichopus japonicus isolate 1M-3 chromosome 6, ASM3797524v1, whole genome shotgun sequence genome contains a region encoding:
- the LOC139969117 gene encoding uncharacterized protein has protein sequence MSIPPPTSSKRGPSGYNLFCKEISGDLRHLVNKEKFLKYSEKWAAVPKDEKEAFKRKAKDTTPSEMTYEECIQEWHKSKKRICAEANRMKSLLPDLDWYMVFSAGNEMSRAGSSRGMEFVEDYPEETVSMFSAYLRVTSDKPYSIHKISAKDIQKIFNEKYAEAVGKPGAKMPYSKLPTGDVQMEGMPDGLQVRLPYRYGGKQRLAIWNARESLRCVVTKQ, from the exons ATGTCTATTCCTCCTCCTACAAGTTCAAAACGAGGTCCATCTGGGTACAACTTATTCTGCAAAGAGATATCAGGAG ATTTGAGGCATCTCGTGAACAAGgagaaatttctcaaatattcaGAGAAGTGGGCTGCGGTTCCCAAAGATGAAAAGGAAGCTTTCAAAAGAAAAGCTAAAGATACCACGCCATCGGAAATGACATATGAAGAATGCATTCAAGAGTGGCATAAGAGTAAAAAAAGAATCTGTGCTGAG GCTAACAGGATGAAGAGTCTGCTGCCAGATTTGGACTGGTACATGGTCTTCAGTGCTGGGAATGAGATGTCACGTGCTGGTTCCTCAAGGGGGATGGAGTTTGTCGAAGATTACCCTGAGGAAACCGTGTCAATGTTTAGTGCATATCTTCGAG TTACTTCAGATAAACCATACTCAATTCATAAAATATCAGCAAAAGATAtccagaagatattcaatgAGAAATATG CTGAAGCAGTTGGGAAGCCAGGAGCCAAAATGCCATATTCCAAGCTTCCAACAGGAGACGTACAGATGGAAGGTATGCCTGATGGATTACAAGTCCGTCTGCCCTATCGTTATGGAGGGAAGCAAAGACTAGCAATATGGAACGCTAGGGAATCATTGAGGTGTGTCGTTACCAAACAATAA